One region of Synechococcus elongatus PCC 11801 genomic DNA includes:
- a CDS encoding alpha/beta hydrolase — translation MFKPRSWFAPLLSTVMGLGAAILTAIPGQAAENITVRWAGTDITISVNDLNNFAQGRPVGSDLRALLTLVSPEVQQSIREALTSPVPISPQSIQQIVNRGDTFSIFLTRLSNVIRAEPAVSLTDPAIATAIITAAQSPQGLSFLSAIQSFPAETLLFDLNVFLTYLQQLNDQLLATEAIVNRIQQRSQPADANLQQRYQSPGPNAVQVQTLNWQDPQRNRPVPTDVYLPSGTTQNLPLVVISHGLGESRQTFAYLARHLASHGYAVAVPEHVTTSAQSFENILVGISSPPGPQALLDIPTDIRFVLDQLAATRTIAARVQTQKAAVIGHSYGGYGAIAVAGAPLSPVNARQQCEPLDRFRNNLSTLLQCIAINLPQPSYSLSDPRIVAAVAADGLSSDVFGPASLAQVTVPTLIWGGSRDVVTPLKPEAVAAFQQLGSRQKWLALAVNGTHFTVLPPNSQQPQGFQINLPPELIGPSQAAGNRLFQGLTLAFLDQTLRGQPASLLPTTGTTTIATPELQVLLTQQAP, via the coding sequence ATGTTTAAGCCCCGGTCTTGGTTCGCACCGCTGCTCAGTACCGTGATGGGGCTCGGAGCGGCTATCCTCACGGCAATCCCTGGACAAGCTGCCGAAAACATTACGGTCCGTTGGGCCGGTACAGACATCACTATCTCGGTCAATGACCTCAATAACTTTGCCCAAGGACGCCCTGTCGGGTCCGACCTGCGGGCACTGTTAACTTTGGTTTCACCGGAAGTTCAACAGTCCATCCGCGAAGCCCTGACATCACCCGTCCCGATCTCGCCGCAATCGATCCAGCAAATCGTCAATCGGGGCGATACCTTCAGCATCTTCCTGACCCGGCTCTCGAACGTAATTCGGGCTGAGCCAGCAGTTTCCCTAACAGATCCAGCGATCGCCACGGCGATCATCACAGCAGCACAGTCACCCCAGGGACTCTCGTTCCTCAGCGCGATTCAGTCCTTCCCAGCCGAGACGCTGCTGTTCGACCTCAATGTATTTCTGACCTACCTTCAGCAGCTCAATGACCAGCTGCTGGCGACTGAAGCGATCGTAAACCGCATTCAGCAACGTAGTCAGCCAGCAGATGCCAACCTGCAACAGCGCTATCAGTCGCCTGGCCCTAATGCAGTTCAGGTGCAGACCTTGAACTGGCAGGATCCTCAGCGCAATCGGCCCGTCCCCACCGATGTCTACCTGCCCAGCGGAACGACTCAGAATCTACCCCTCGTGGTCATTTCCCATGGGCTGGGGGAAAGTCGTCAGACCTTTGCCTACCTAGCTCGTCATCTGGCCTCCCATGGCTACGCAGTCGCTGTTCCCGAGCATGTGACCACCAGTGCCCAGTCATTTGAGAACATCTTGGTTGGCATCAGTAGCCCACCTGGCCCGCAAGCCCTGCTGGACATTCCCACGGATATTCGGTTTGTGCTCGATCAGCTGGCTGCAACACGGACGATCGCAGCACGGGTTCAAACCCAGAAAGCAGCGGTGATCGGTCATTCCTACGGAGGCTATGGCGCAATCGCTGTTGCAGGTGCCCCCCTGAGCCCTGTCAATGCTCGGCAACAATGTGAGCCGCTCGATCGCTTCCGCAACAATCTCTCGACACTGCTCCAATGCATTGCCATCAACCTGCCGCAACCCAGCTATAGCCTGAGCGATCCGCGAATTGTGGCAGCGGTCGCAGCCGATGGCCTATCCAGTGATGTGTTTGGGCCAGCCAGTCTGGCACAGGTGACAGTCCCGACGTTAATTTGGGGCGGAAGCCGTGATGTGGTCACTCCACTGAAGCCCGAGGCCGTGGCTGCATTCCAACAGCTGGGGAGTCGTCAAAAGTGGCTGGCCTTAGCCGTCAATGGCACCCATTTCACGGTGCTACCACCCAACTCCCAGCAACCGCAGGGGTTTCAGATTAACTTGCCGCCGGAGCTAATTGGCCCTAGCCAAGCCGCTGGTAATCGTCTCTTCCAGGGGTTGACTTTAGCCTTCCTTGATCAAACCCTGCGGGGCCAACCCGCCAGCCTCTTGCCTACTACGGGAACGACCACGATCGCTACGCCTGAGCTGCAGGTGTTGTTGACTCAACAGGCACCCTAA
- a CDS encoding gluconeogenesis factor YvcK family protein encodes MTRQRSALRPSDRRLNSRQLRRNSVQLGRALSARSQHRVGQWFKWLRPGLLIKRWMLLSILGFFAALLGAAIWADLTPVYFLLTTVQRGLGFVTQLLPNYWSGPLLLGIGLLLLYLGQSRTVGSITEALRPEQEEELVDVLLSHRRLSRGPRIVAIGGGTGLSTLLRGLKQYSTNLTAIVTVADDGGSSGRLRREMGVQPPGDIRNCLTALANEEKLLTELFRYRFASGDGLVGHSFGNLFLTAMTAVTGGDFEKAIAASSKVLAVQGQVLPATLSDMRLWAELEDGRRIEGESQITEAGGRIVRLGVTPADLPALPRALEAIAAADYIIIGPGSLFTSIIPNLLVPAIAKALAESSAYRVYVCNIMTQPGETLGYTVADHIRAIDSVYPEPLFDAVLVQRQPPSEAAVQRYAQQNSQPVQIDRDAVLQLGRQMILANVMEEDPQTHCVRHQPTRLAAALMRWYRHAAK; translated from the coding sequence GTGACTCGTCAACGATCCGCACTCCGGCCTTCTGATCGGCGTCTCAATTCCCGACAACTGCGGCGCAATTCTGTGCAGTTGGGGCGAGCACTGTCTGCGCGATCGCAGCATCGAGTGGGGCAATGGTTTAAGTGGTTGCGCCCAGGACTGCTGATCAAACGCTGGATGTTGCTGAGCATTTTGGGCTTTTTTGCTGCCCTTCTCGGCGCGGCAATTTGGGCTGACCTAACGCCGGTCTACTTCTTGCTGACAACGGTGCAACGCGGCCTCGGCTTTGTGACCCAATTGTTGCCCAACTATTGGAGTGGGCCTCTGCTGCTAGGCATTGGCCTGCTGCTGCTCTACCTGGGTCAGTCGCGAACCGTTGGCTCAATTACTGAAGCACTGCGGCCAGAGCAAGAAGAAGAGCTGGTGGATGTGCTGCTCTCACACCGACGACTCAGCCGTGGTCCTCGGATCGTCGCGATCGGTGGAGGTACCGGTCTCTCAACACTGCTCCGTGGTTTAAAGCAGTACAGCACCAATCTGACGGCGATCGTGACGGTTGCTGATGATGGCGGCTCCTCGGGACGCCTGCGCCGAGAGATGGGGGTTCAGCCTCCTGGCGATATCCGTAATTGTCTGACGGCACTAGCCAATGAAGAAAAACTGCTGACGGAACTGTTTCGCTATCGCTTTGCCAGTGGCGATGGTTTAGTCGGCCATAGCTTCGGTAACCTCTTTCTGACGGCGATGACTGCTGTCACTGGGGGCGACTTTGAGAAGGCGATCGCAGCGAGTTCCAAGGTGCTCGCGGTGCAGGGGCAAGTTTTGCCGGCTACTCTCTCAGATATGCGCCTCTGGGCAGAATTGGAGGACGGTCGCCGCATTGAAGGCGAGTCGCAGATTACTGAAGCGGGTGGGCGCATCGTTCGTCTGGGCGTCACCCCTGCGGATCTCCCGGCTCTACCTCGCGCTCTGGAGGCGATCGCGGCAGCGGACTACATCATCATTGGCCCTGGGAGCTTGTTTACCAGCATCATTCCCAACTTGCTGGTTCCGGCGATTGCCAAAGCCCTCGCGGAGAGTTCTGCTTACCGAGTCTATGTCTGCAACATCATGACCCAGCCCGGTGAGACCTTGGGCTACACCGTGGCTGACCATATTCGCGCGATCGATTCCGTCTATCCAGAGCCGCTGTTTGATGCGGTCTTGGTTCAGCGCCAGCCTCCTTCCGAGGCGGCAGTGCAGCGCTATGCGCAGCAGAACTCCCAGCCTGTGCAGATCGATCGCGATGCTGTGCTGCAACTTGGACGGCAAATGATCCTGGCTAACGTCATGGAAGAGGATCCGCAAACACACTGTGTGCGTCATCAACCAACGCGCTTGGCGGCTGCTCTGATGCGTTGGTATCGCCATGCCGCGAAGTAA
- a CDS encoding TM2 domain-containing protein yields MTTSPSNNQANSKKILAGILAIILGALGIHKFVLGYTTEGIIMLLVSILSCGFLAPVMSIIGIIEGIIYLTKTDEQFEAIYITGRKPWF; encoded by the coding sequence ATGACGACATCACCATCGAACAATCAAGCCAATAGCAAGAAAATTTTGGCTGGTATTTTAGCCATCATTCTGGGTGCCTTGGGCATTCACAAATTTGTCTTGGGCTATACCACCGAAGGTATCATTATGCTTTTGGTCTCCATCCTCAGCTGTGGTTTTCTGGCGCCTGTCATGAGCATCATTGGCATCATTGAAGGCATCATCTACCTGACCAAGACTGATGAGCAATTCGAAGCGATCTACATCACGGGTCGCAAGCCTTGGTTCTAG
- the chlP gene encoding geranylgeranyl reductase — MALRVAVVGGGPAGSCAAETLVKAGIETYLIERKLDNAKPCGGAIPLCMVSEFDLPAEIIDRRVRNMKMISPSNREVNINLDNEDEYIGMTRREVLDGFLRDRAASLGAKLINGTLFRLELPKGDRDPYVLHYADHSNGSLEGIATTLEVDVVIGADGANSRIAKAIDAGDYNYAIAFQERIRLPEDKMHYYENLAEMYVGGDVSPDFYAWVFPKYDHVAVGTGTMHVNQRLIKKLQAGIRARAANRLEGGKIIKVEAHPIPEHPRPRRVVGRAALVGDAAGYVTKSSGEGIYFAAKSGRMCAETIVETSNNGARIPTEADLKQYLRRWDKKYGTTYKVLDLLQTVFYRSDATREAFVEMCDDKDVQRLTFDSYLYKTVVPANPLVQLKITAKTLGSLLRGNALAPAEYKPIDAA, encoded by the coding sequence TTGGCACTTCGGGTGGCTGTGGTCGGCGGCGGACCGGCGGGATCTTGTGCGGCGGAAACGCTCGTCAAAGCCGGCATTGAAACTTATCTGATCGAACGCAAGTTAGACAACGCAAAGCCCTGCGGCGGTGCGATTCCGCTTTGCATGGTCAGCGAGTTTGACCTACCGGCGGAGATCATCGATCGTCGCGTACGCAACATGAAGATGATTTCGCCGTCCAACCGCGAGGTCAACATCAACCTCGACAACGAGGACGAGTACATTGGCATGACCCGTCGGGAAGTGCTGGATGGCTTTCTGCGCGATCGCGCTGCCAGTCTGGGTGCCAAGCTGATCAACGGTACGCTCTTCCGCTTGGAACTACCAAAGGGCGATCGTGATCCCTACGTCTTGCACTACGCTGACCACTCCAACGGCAGCTTGGAAGGCATTGCTACGACCCTCGAAGTCGATGTGGTGATTGGTGCTGACGGTGCCAACTCACGGATTGCTAAGGCAATTGATGCAGGCGATTACAACTACGCGATCGCTTTCCAAGAGCGCATCCGTCTGCCCGAAGACAAGATGCACTACTACGAAAATCTGGCGGAAATGTACGTCGGTGGCGACGTTTCGCCCGACTTCTACGCTTGGGTCTTCCCCAAATACGACCACGTAGCGGTCGGCACAGGCACGATGCACGTCAACCAACGCCTGATCAAGAAATTGCAAGCGGGCATTCGCGCTCGGGCAGCGAACCGTTTGGAAGGCGGCAAGATCATCAAAGTCGAAGCGCACCCCATTCCCGAGCATCCGCGTCCGCGTCGGGTTGTTGGTCGGGCTGCACTGGTTGGCGACGCGGCAGGCTACGTCACCAAGTCTTCGGGTGAAGGCATCTACTTCGCTGCTAAATCGGGTCGGATGTGCGCTGAAACGATTGTTGAAACCTCCAACAATGGCGCTCGTATCCCCACCGAAGCGGATCTGAAACAGTATCTGCGCCGCTGGGATAAGAAGTACGGCACCACCTACAAAGTGCTGGACTTGCTACAAACCGTCTTCTATCGCTCCGATGCCACCCGCGAAGCCTTTGTGGAAATGTGCGACGACAAAGACGTGCAGCGACTGACCTTTGACAGCTACCTCTACAAGACTGTTGTGCCGGCGAATCCCTTGGTGCAGCTGAAAATCACGGCCAAAACGCTGGGCAGCCTGCTGCGCGGTAATGCTTTGGCTCCGGCTGAATACAAACCGATTGATGCGGCTTAA
- a CDS encoding glycosyltransferase family 4 protein: MPTSHPTTAVSIGGLIPASTELLINLAYLNREATGLSHYGLQLVPHLARTLHPVLLAPYGLDGATTLRIPDNMTAIQGLQGHLRRLIWTQTQLGKIYRNLGSRLLFSPIPEAPLGRSIRKVIMVHDVIPLRFPNHSFSSLYFRHYLPALLNEATHIFCNSHATAQDLQTFFRVPDQHVTITPLACDRQQFRPLRLNRRNYFVYVGRLNPYKNLQRLIEAFAMVQQQLDCELWIVGPVDRRFLPVIQAQLEAQGLTAVVKFKNYVPREQLPIILNQAIALVHPSLWEGFGLTVLEAMSCGTPVLVSDRASLPEVVGDAGLYFDPSQPAAIAAAMQAVAQEPGLQQRLSTAALARSQQFSWERTSQITIRQLQALL; encoded by the coding sequence ATGCCAACTTCCCACCCCACAACAGCGGTGTCGATCGGAGGTCTCATTCCAGCCTCGACGGAGTTGCTGATCAACCTGGCCTATCTCAATCGAGAGGCTACAGGCTTGAGTCACTATGGGCTGCAACTCGTTCCTCACTTAGCGCGGACGCTCCACCCAGTGTTGCTGGCTCCCTACGGTTTGGATGGCGCAACAACCCTGCGGATCCCCGATAACATGACCGCAATCCAAGGACTGCAGGGACACCTACGACGGTTGATTTGGACCCAGACCCAGTTAGGGAAAATCTATCGGAACCTGGGCAGCCGACTGCTCTTTTCGCCGATCCCTGAAGCGCCGCTCGGGCGATCTATTCGTAAAGTCATCATGGTCCATGACGTTATTCCGTTACGGTTTCCCAACCATTCTTTTTCCTCACTTTATTTCCGTCACTATTTGCCAGCACTACTCAACGAAGCAACCCATATTTTCTGTAACTCCCACGCTACGGCTCAGGATTTACAAACCTTCTTTCGCGTTCCAGACCAGCACGTGACCATCACGCCTTTAGCCTGCGATCGCCAGCAGTTTCGACCTCTTCGGCTCAATCGCCGTAACTATTTTGTCTATGTTGGTCGCCTCAATCCCTACAAGAATCTGCAGCGTCTGATTGAGGCATTTGCGATGGTGCAACAGCAATTGGATTGTGAGCTCTGGATTGTTGGGCCTGTGGACCGTCGCTTTCTGCCCGTGATTCAAGCCCAGCTCGAGGCGCAAGGGCTGACAGCAGTCGTGAAGTTCAAAAACTATGTGCCTCGCGAGCAGCTGCCCATCATCCTCAACCAAGCGATCGCCCTCGTGCATCCCAGCCTCTGGGAAGGCTTTGGATTGACGGTTTTGGAAGCGATGTCCTGCGGAACGCCGGTACTTGTCTCCGATCGCGCCTCTTTACCAGAAGTAGTCGGCGATGCTGGGCTGTACTTTGATCCGTCCCAACCCGCAGCGATCGCTGCAGCCATGCAGGCTGTCGCTCAGGAGCCTGGGCTACAACAGCGTTTGAGTACTGCGGCCCTAGCGCGATCGCAGCAGTTCTCGTGGGAACGCACCAGCCAAATCACGATTCGGCAGCTTCAGGCATTACTGTGA
- the chrA gene encoding chromate efflux transporter produces MADRSPLLELAALFLTLGTVGFGGPQAHLAMMEEAVVQHRQWLTPEEFSEGVALCEMLPGPASTQMGIYIGYRRAGWLGGVVSGVCFIAPAFAIVVALAWAYFRFQTVPTVQDLFLGAAPAITAIITAFCLRLSQRVLKEPLHWGLAIAALILTLSEAIPVFLVLVLAGAISWLWAKRSQAAWLPLLPAAIGPTDFWGWSQWPERSGPLFRFFLETGTFVFGGGLVIIPLLQQQVVQQWQWLTAQQFVDGVAIGQLSPGPVVLTAAFIGFAVAGLSGAATATFGIFLPSFLFILLAAPLLQRLRQNQGIQQFLRGVSPAVLGAIAATLWPLARPSLQSDQLSILLFSLLLFAGNLVALVRWKRPTWQVVLVGIGLGFAIGPLL; encoded by the coding sequence ATGGCCGATCGCTCACCCCTGCTAGAACTTGCTGCTCTCTTCCTTACTCTGGGAACCGTGGGTTTTGGGGGTCCCCAAGCTCACCTCGCGATGATGGAAGAGGCGGTCGTTCAACATCGGCAGTGGCTAACGCCCGAAGAATTTAGCGAAGGGGTGGCGCTCTGTGAGATGCTGCCGGGACCTGCATCGACCCAGATGGGCATTTACATCGGCTATCGCCGAGCGGGATGGCTGGGAGGTGTGGTCAGCGGCGTTTGCTTTATTGCACCAGCCTTTGCGATCGTGGTGGCCTTGGCTTGGGCCTACTTTCGCTTTCAAACGGTTCCTACTGTCCAAGATCTGTTTCTGGGTGCCGCACCAGCAATCACTGCGATTATTACCGCATTCTGTCTCCGTCTCAGCCAACGGGTGCTAAAAGAGCCGCTGCACTGGGGTCTGGCGATCGCAGCACTGATCCTGACGCTGAGTGAGGCCATCCCTGTATTCCTCGTCCTAGTCTTGGCCGGAGCCATCAGTTGGCTGTGGGCGAAACGATCGCAGGCTGCTTGGCTTCCCCTCTTACCGGCTGCGATCGGCCCCACTGACTTCTGGGGCTGGTCCCAATGGCCAGAACGAAGTGGTCCGCTGTTTCGCTTCTTCTTGGAAACAGGCACCTTCGTTTTTGGGGGTGGCTTGGTGATTATTCCCCTGCTCCAGCAACAAGTTGTGCAGCAATGGCAATGGCTGACAGCCCAGCAATTTGTCGATGGCGTCGCGATCGGCCAACTTAGCCCGGGGCCTGTTGTCTTAACTGCGGCTTTCATTGGCTTTGCAGTCGCAGGTTTGAGCGGGGCAGCAACGGCTACCTTCGGGATCTTTCTGCCTTCCTTTCTGTTTATTCTGTTGGCCGCACCACTTTTACAGCGATTGCGGCAAAACCAAGGCATTCAGCAATTTCTGCGCGGGGTCAGTCCCGCCGTACTCGGTGCGATCGCTGCGACCCTTTGGCCTTTAGCCCGTCCTTCTCTACAGAGCGATCAGCTGTCGATTCTGCTGTTCAGCCTGTTGCTCTTTGCCGGTAATCTTGTAGCTCTCGTGCGCTGGAAACGACCCACTTGGCAGGTAGTGCTGGTGGGAATTGGGCTAGGGTTTGCAATCGGGCCACTGCTCTAG
- a CDS encoding DUF2752 domain-containing protein encodes MLLLGGGALYTALYGRDRLPLQWTCPLLALTGLPCPTCGMTRSLAATGRGDWATAVQFHAFGPPLLIASLAAGLIWAAELWRGRSLLPWRSLIRKIGLPLLVGLLIYYITRLWISWQAGSWPPPWAIAPL; translated from the coding sequence TTGCTCCTCCTCGGGGGTGGAGCGCTGTATACGGCACTCTACGGTCGCGATCGCCTGCCACTGCAATGGACCTGTCCACTCTTAGCGCTTACAGGTTTGCCCTGTCCTACCTGTGGCATGACGCGATCGCTCGCAGCCACTGGGCGTGGTGATTGGGCAACAGCTGTTCAATTTCATGCGTTTGGGCCGCCTCTACTGATTGCCAGTCTGGCAGCAGGTTTAATCTGGGCAGCTGAACTGTGGCGAGGGCGATCGCTCCTACCTTGGCGATCGCTTATTCGCAAAATTGGGCTACCACTCTTAGTGGGTCTACTGATCTACTACATCACTCGCTTGTGGATCAGTTGGCAAGCGGGCAGTTGGCCACCACCTTGGGCGATCGCTCCTCTTTAA
- a CDS encoding DUF3086 domain-containing protein produces the protein MLPDDFSVLPPEPETPPVLLPELGRDPEAVAEPTPELFTPVEVTPREETPPSASIDDTPTAEDALQRLTAIALADLEARQAALLASIEKLEQRRDRIQQEIRSSFAGKSQEIAVRVQSFKDYLVGSLQDLAATAEQLDLVPPQPIAAPEVIAPPPAPPEQMVPLRPGFADPEFAPEAELIEQELNRYRQSPDYYGQPWVLRRTFEAVHEEPVRDWFFTAGGRGALRSFGSRQQNVLIASAVISVLNHLYGERLVPLILASTPERLGEWRRGLQDCLGLSREDFGPNQGITLFEFADALVQKAERIEERGDLPLIIIDDGEESVSLSLLQFPLWLAFAPDPRQPSYDLF, from the coding sequence ATGCTGCCAGACGATTTCTCGGTATTACCCCCAGAACCAGAGACACCGCCGGTGTTGTTGCCAGAGCTGGGACGAGATCCTGAAGCGGTGGCTGAACCGACACCCGAGCTGTTCACCCCCGTTGAGGTCACTCCGAGGGAGGAAACCCCACCGAGCGCCAGCATTGATGACACCCCGACTGCTGAAGATGCTCTGCAGCGATTGACCGCGATCGCCCTTGCAGATCTGGAAGCCCGCCAAGCCGCGTTGCTGGCCTCCATTGAAAAGCTAGAGCAGCGGCGCGATCGCATTCAGCAGGAAATTCGCAGCAGCTTTGCCGGCAAATCGCAGGAGATCGCTGTCCGCGTTCAAAGCTTTAAAGACTATCTCGTCGGTAGCCTGCAGGATTTGGCAGCCACGGCTGAGCAGTTGGATTTAGTCCCGCCACAACCGATCGCAGCGCCGGAAGTAATTGCACCACCACCGGCACCTCCCGAGCAGATGGTGCCATTGCGCCCCGGTTTTGCAGACCCAGAATTTGCACCGGAGGCAGAACTGATCGAGCAAGAACTCAATCGCTACCGCCAGTCGCCAGACTACTACGGTCAACCGTGGGTGCTGCGTCGCACCTTTGAAGCGGTGCATGAAGAGCCTGTCCGCGACTGGTTTTTTACCGCTGGTGGCCGCGGGGCACTCCGTAGTTTTGGCAGCCGTCAGCAGAATGTCTTGATTGCTTCCGCGGTGATTTCCGTGCTCAACCACCTCTATGGTGAGCGACTCGTGCCGCTGATTTTGGCCAGTACCCCCGAACGGCTTGGCGAATGGCGGCGAGGTCTACAGGATTGCTTAGGGCTTTCGCGGGAAGACTTTGGCCCAAATCAAGGCATCACGCTCTTTGAGTTTGCCGATGCACTTGTTCAGAAAGCAGAACGGATTGAGGAGCGCGGCGATCTGCCCCTGATCATCATTGATGACGGTGAGGAGAGCGTTAGCCTGTCGCTGCTGCAATTCCCGCTTTGGTTGGCTTTTGCACCCGATCCCCGTCAACCTAGCTACGACCTGTTCTGA
- a CDS encoding MlaE family lipid ABC transporter permease subunit produces MNCWRRALNSLKRWLSRLLLAVLLAGQVVLHLFRARIDPHNTREQMANVGPSSLLITLLTGVSVGAVFTIQVAREFINFGAGNVVGGVLALALFRELAPVLTGVVVAGRIGSAFAAEIGTMQVTEQIDALLMLRTDPVDYLVVPRTLACCLMMPVLSLGFGLIGLFAGSLVAQSAYGIPLSIFFDGIRNFLEPWDVLSSLIKAVIFGLVVAAIGTNWGLTTTGGARGVGESTTGSVVTSLLMIFVLDFFLSQFMFSGVGDVAL; encoded by the coding sequence ATTAATTGCTGGAGAAGAGCCCTGAACAGCCTCAAGCGCTGGTTAAGTCGACTGCTGCTCGCTGTGTTGCTGGCTGGGCAGGTGGTGCTTCATCTCTTTCGTGCTCGGATCGATCCCCACAACACCCGAGAGCAAATGGCCAACGTTGGGCCATCCTCACTGTTAATCACGCTTTTGACAGGTGTCTCAGTCGGGGCCGTTTTCACAATTCAAGTGGCCCGAGAGTTCATCAATTTTGGGGCTGGCAATGTCGTGGGTGGCGTCTTGGCGTTGGCCCTGTTTCGAGAACTGGCACCAGTGCTAACCGGTGTGGTGGTGGCGGGTCGGATTGGCTCCGCCTTCGCCGCTGAAATCGGCACGATGCAAGTGACCGAACAGATTGATGCGCTGTTGATGTTGCGGACTGATCCGGTCGACTATTTGGTGGTGCCACGGACGTTGGCCTGCTGCTTGATGATGCCGGTGCTCTCGCTCGGGTTTGGCCTGATCGGCCTGTTTGCCGGCAGCTTGGTGGCGCAGTCTGCCTATGGCATTCCGCTCAGTATCTTTTTTGACGGCATTCGGAATTTTCTGGAGCCCTGGGATGTGCTGAGCAGCTTAATTAAAGCGGTGATCTTTGGTCTGGTGGTTGCAGCGATCGGGACCAACTGGGGGCTAACCACCACTGGCGGTGCTAGAGGCGTCGGTGAGTCTACGACAGGTTCGGTTGTCACTTCCCTCTTGATGATTTTTGTCTTGGATTTCTTCCTGTCGCAGTTCATGTTTAGTGGTGTGGGCGATGTCGCGCTGTGA
- a CDS encoding DUF3119 family protein, whose amino-acid sequence MLTDVATAPTVLPLAPSYRLPGAVVLAALPLLWLNLWLSLGVAAFGLFLVYQAATLRLFFTATDLDIYRGDRLLRRFPYSMWLNWRIYWSPLPVLFYFRETESIHFLPILFDSRGLRAALEQFCPAR is encoded by the coding sequence ATGCTGACTGATGTGGCAACAGCGCCAACTGTTTTACCCCTAGCCCCCAGTTATCGGCTGCCGGGCGCTGTAGTATTGGCTGCACTGCCGCTGCTGTGGCTCAATCTCTGGCTGAGTTTGGGGGTTGCCGCATTTGGGCTGTTTTTGGTCTATCAAGCAGCAACCTTGCGCTTGTTCTTTACCGCCACGGATTTAGACATTTATCGGGGCGATCGCCTGTTGCGTCGTTTTCCCTATTCGATGTGGCTGAACTGGCGTATTTATTGGTCGCCGCTGCCGGTCCTCTTCTACTTTCGCGAGACTGAAAGCATTCACTTTCTACCGATTCTGTTTGATAGTCGCGGTCTACGGGCAGCGCTCGAACAGTTTTGTCCGGCTCGGTAG
- the tsaE gene encoding tRNA (adenosine(37)-N6)-threonylcarbamoyltransferase complex ATPase subunit type 1 TsaE has product MRFFLPDATATTEFGVLLGRKLLASSTLLLEGDLGSGKTTLTQGIAQGLGIVDAVVSPTFTLVCEYSEGRLPLYHFDLYRLTTADVARLLPELYWEGVEFEPGLVVIEWPDRLPYRPAAYWDLQLTPMQDPEGRQLVLTPVGQDAETVTELQTQLAAQFTVMPEAAES; this is encoded by the coding sequence ATGCGATTTTTCTTGCCGGATGCCACTGCTACGACTGAGTTTGGAGTCCTGTTAGGACGGAAGCTTTTGGCCAGCAGCACGCTCCTGCTGGAGGGCGACTTGGGGAGCGGTAAAACAACGCTGACCCAGGGAATTGCCCAAGGTCTAGGCATTGTGGATGCGGTGGTCAGTCCTACCTTTACGCTGGTCTGCGAGTATTCTGAGGGCCGTTTACCTCTCTATCACTTCGATCTCTATCGATTAACGACTGCGGATGTGGCGCGCCTGCTGCCCGAACTCTACTGGGAGGGGGTGGAGTTTGAGCCAGGCCTGGTGGTGATCGAGTGGCCCGATCGCCTGCCCTATCGTCCGGCTGCCTACTGGGACTTACAACTGACCCCAATGCAGGATCCCGAAGGACGCCAGCTGGTACTGACCCCAGTCGGTCAAGATGCTGAGACGGTGACGGAATTGCAAACGCAACTAGCGGCCCAGTTCACAGTAATGCCTGAAGCTGCCGAATCGTGA